In Phaseolus vulgaris cultivar G19833 chromosome 10, P. vulgaris v2.0, whole genome shotgun sequence, a single genomic region encodes these proteins:
- the LOC137816455 gene encoding uncharacterized protein, whose product MRSPASVKEVQQLTECMIALSRFLSAKGDKGYPYFQCLKKSNRFTWTHECEEAFLKLKEYLASPPVLYKPQPGTPLRLYFAVTNRAIISVIVQEQNQETYIFRKQGATRAGGTISSQQKGSLGGGVRSPATSSLFSEFHNDCNDRSLNTQGPPETRCRGRMVHWAVEVSESDVQYKPKGPIKGQVYADFVVDLSLETTQVNGGDFQWVVSLGRSSNQQGSGAGIILEGPNRLLIEQALRFAFKANNNLAEYEALVAGMLLAKELGAQSLLVKSDSLLVTR is encoded by the coding sequence ATGAGAAGCCCCGCTAGTgtgaaggaggtacaacagTTGACTGAGTGTATGATCGCCCTGTCCAGATTCCTATCAGCAAAAGGGGATAAGGGGTACCCTTATTTCCAGTGTTTGAAGAAGAGTAACCGCTTCACATGGACTCACGAGTGTGAAGAGGcgttcctcaagttgaaggagtacctagCCAGCCCACCTGTCCTCTACAAGCCGCAACCCGGTACTCCGCTTCGCCTTTATTTTGCAGTTACAAATCGAGCAATCATCTCAGTAATTGTGCAAGAGCAAAATCAGGAGACTTATATATTTCGTAAGCAAGGTGCTACAAGGGCCGGAGGTACGATATCAAGCCAACAAAAAGGCAGCCTTGGCGGTGGTGTTCGCAGCCCGGCGACTTCGTCACTATTTTCAGAGTTTCATAATGACTGTAATGACCGATCTCTCAATACGCAAGGTCCTCCAGAAACCCGATGTAGAGGTCGGATGGTGCATTGGGCAGTCGAGGTGTCAGAGTCCGACGTGCAATACAAACCCAAGGGGCCCATCAAGGGCCAGGTATATGCCGATTTCGTGGTAGATCTATCCTTAGAAACCACCCAGGTAAACGGTGGAGACTTTCAGTGGGTTGTTTCGTTGGGCAGGTCCTCTAACCAGCAAGGTAGCGGGGCTGGGATTATTCTAGAGGGACCTAACAGACTTTTGATCGAGCAAGCCCTTAGATTTGCtttcaaagccaacaacaacctggctgagtatgaagccctgGTAGCTGGAATGCTGCTAGCCAAAGAATTGGGCGCtcaaagtttgttggtaaaaaGTGACTCGTTGCTAGTAACCAGGTAA